In one window of Eubalaena glacialis isolate mEubGla1 chromosome 13, mEubGla1.1.hap2.+ XY, whole genome shotgun sequence DNA:
- the PROCR gene encoding endothelial protein C receptor isoform X1 produces the protein MLTTLLPLLPLLLLPRWALCSQEASDGPRYLHMIQVSYFRNPSQVWHRGNATLGGVLTHVLEGPGNNVSIQQLQPLQEPESWALTKNSLNRYLQAFLGLVQVVHYERGVAFPLTIRCFLGCELPPEGLKARVFFEVAVNGSSFMNFQPKAASWTAGPQAPSSVVTYALEQLNKYNRTRYELREFLQVTCVQYVQKHITGNNSKGSQIGRSYTSLVLGILVGCFIITGVAVGIFLYTGGRRRC, from the exons ATGTTGACAACACTGCTGCCCCTGCTGCCACTACTGCTTCTGCCCCGCTGGGCCCTCTGTAGCCAGGAAGCCTCAGATG GCCCGCGGTACCTCCACATGATCCAGGTCTCCTACTTCCGCAACCCCTCTCAAGTGTGGCACCGGGGCAACGCGACGCTGGGGGGAGTCCTGACGCACGTTCTGGAAGGCCCGGGCAACAACGTCTCGATCCAACAGCTGCAGCCCTTGCAGGAGCCCGAGAGCTGGGCTCTCACAAAGAACAGCCTGAATCGCTACCTGCAGGCGTTCCTGGGCCTGGTTCAGGTGGTGCACTACGAGCGGGGCGTGGCCT TTCCTCTGACCATTCGCTGCTTCCTGGGATGTGAGCTGCCTCCTGAGGGCTTGAAAGCCCGTGTCTTCTTCGAAGTGGCTGTGAATGGGAGCTCCTTTATGAATTTCCAACCGAAGGCAGCCTCATGGACAGCAGGGCCTCAGGCACCTTCCAGTGTGGTCACCTACGCCCTGGAGCAGCTCAACAAGTACAATCGTACTCGGTACGAACTGCGGGAATTTCTGCAGGTCACCTGTGTGCAGTACGTGCAGAAACACATCACCGGGAACAACTCGAAAG GAAGCCAAATAGGCCGCTCCTACACTTCGCTGGTCCTGGGCATCCTGGTGGGTTGTTTCATCATCACTGGAGTGGCTGTAGGCATCTTCTTGTACACAGGTGGACGGCGGCGGTGTTAA
- the PROCR gene encoding endothelial protein C receptor isoform X2, whose amino-acid sequence MLTTLLPLLPLLLLPRWALCSQEASDGPRYLHMIQVSYFRNPSQVWHRGNATLGGVLTHVLEGPGNNVSIQQLQPLQEPESWALTKNSLNRYLQAFLGLVQVVHYERGVAFPLTIRCFLGCELPPEGLKARVFFEVAVNGSSFMNFQPKAASWTAGPQAPSSVVTYALEQLNKYNRTRYELREFLQVTCVQYVQKHITGNNSKGGRRRC is encoded by the exons ATGTTGACAACACTGCTGCCCCTGCTGCCACTACTGCTTCTGCCCCGCTGGGCCCTCTGTAGCCAGGAAGCCTCAGATG GCCCGCGGTACCTCCACATGATCCAGGTCTCCTACTTCCGCAACCCCTCTCAAGTGTGGCACCGGGGCAACGCGACGCTGGGGGGAGTCCTGACGCACGTTCTGGAAGGCCCGGGCAACAACGTCTCGATCCAACAGCTGCAGCCCTTGCAGGAGCCCGAGAGCTGGGCTCTCACAAAGAACAGCCTGAATCGCTACCTGCAGGCGTTCCTGGGCCTGGTTCAGGTGGTGCACTACGAGCGGGGCGTGGCCT TTCCTCTGACCATTCGCTGCTTCCTGGGATGTGAGCTGCCTCCTGAGGGCTTGAAAGCCCGTGTCTTCTTCGAAGTGGCTGTGAATGGGAGCTCCTTTATGAATTTCCAACCGAAGGCAGCCTCATGGACAGCAGGGCCTCAGGCACCTTCCAGTGTGGTCACCTACGCCCTGGAGCAGCTCAACAAGTACAATCGTACTCGGTACGAACTGCGGGAATTTCTGCAGGTCACCTGTGTGCAGTACGTGCAGAAACACATCACCGGGAACAACTCGAAAG GTGGACGGCGGCGGTGTTAA